A single window of Synechococcus sp. CBW1004 DNA harbors:
- a CDS encoding glycine zipper 2TM domain-containing protein: MHRTPWALALLALSLPAPALSDPLHRQAITTAAWNQIDRDPYPVAVGAPWQRYGNPEDAFVDTRPRLSWRERAAYALLGRPGHGDGYGAAPLGGDGYGYRPGRPYPLAVIPATPQPQRRCGPGPALVGAAIGGGLGAALSDGSRQRQWALPIGATVGGLLGGVLSGC; encoded by the coding sequence ATGCACCGCACACCCTGGGCTCTCGCGCTGCTGGCCCTGAGCCTGCCGGCTCCGGCCCTGAGCGATCCCCTGCACCGCCAGGCCATCACCACCGCCGCCTGGAACCAGATCGACCGCGACCCCTACCCGGTCGCTGTCGGTGCTCCCTGGCAGCGATACGGCAATCCTGAGGATGCCTTCGTCGACACCAGACCCCGCCTCAGCTGGCGCGAGCGGGCCGCCTACGCCCTGCTCGGCCGCCCCGGCCATGGCGACGGCTACGGCGCCGCACCCCTGGGCGGCGATGGGTATGGCTACCGGCCTGGCCGCCCCTACCCGCTGGCCGTGATCCCCGCCACGCCCCAGCCCCAGCGCCGCTGTGGCCCCGGCCCCGCCCTGGTCGGCGCCGCCATCGGCGGCGGCCTGGGCGCGGCCCTCAGCGACGGCTCACGCCAGCGCCAGTGGGCCCTGCCGATCGGAGCAACCGTCGGCGGCCTGCTTGGCGGCGTGCTGTCCGGATGCTGA
- the pgk gene encoding phosphoglycerate kinase, producing the protein MAKRSLASLGSADLRGKRVLVRVDFNVPLDDSGAITDDTRIRAALPTIGFLRDNGAKVILAAHFGRPKGQVNEGMRLTQVAARLSDLLGVPVTKTDSCIGPDAAAKVAALQEGGVVLLENVRFFAEEEKNEEAFAKQLASLAEVYVNDAFGAAHRAHASTEGVTRFLSPNVAGHLMEKELAYLQGAIDAPKRPLAAIVGGSKVSSKIGVLEALIDKCDKILIGGGMIFTFYKARGLSVGKSLVEEDKLELARELEAKAAAKGVQFLLPTDVVLADNFSPDANSQIAKVEAIPDGWMGLDIGPDSVKVFQDALADCQTVIWNGPMGVFEFDKFAAGTNGIAHTLAELSAKGTITIIGGGDSVAAVEKVGVADKMSHISTGGGASLELLEGKVLPGVAALDEA; encoded by the coding sequence ATGGCGAAGCGATCCCTGGCCAGCCTCGGCAGTGCCGATCTGCGCGGCAAGCGTGTGTTGGTGCGGGTCGACTTCAACGTTCCCCTGGATGACAGCGGCGCGATCACCGATGACACCCGCATCCGTGCCGCCCTCCCGACCATCGGCTTCCTGCGCGACAACGGCGCCAAGGTGATCCTGGCGGCCCACTTCGGCCGTCCCAAGGGCCAGGTGAATGAGGGCATGCGCCTCACCCAGGTGGCGGCCCGCCTCAGCGACCTGCTGGGTGTGCCCGTGACCAAGACCGACAGCTGCATCGGTCCCGACGCCGCGGCCAAGGTGGCCGCCCTGCAGGAGGGCGGTGTGGTGCTGCTGGAGAACGTGCGCTTCTTCGCCGAAGAGGAGAAGAACGAAGAGGCGTTCGCCAAACAGCTGGCCTCGCTGGCCGAGGTGTACGTGAATGACGCCTTCGGCGCCGCCCACCGTGCCCACGCTTCCACCGAGGGCGTCACCAGGTTCCTGAGCCCGAACGTGGCCGGCCACCTGATGGAGAAGGAGCTGGCCTACCTGCAGGGCGCCATCGACGCTCCCAAGCGCCCCCTGGCGGCGATCGTGGGTGGCTCGAAGGTGAGCAGCAAGATCGGCGTGCTCGAGGCCCTGATCGACAAGTGCGACAAGATTCTGATCGGCGGCGGCATGATCTTCACCTTCTACAAGGCGCGCGGCCTGTCGGTCGGCAAGAGCCTGGTGGAGGAGGACAAGCTGGAGCTGGCTCGTGAGCTGGAGGCCAAGGCCGCTGCCAAGGGCGTGCAGTTCCTGCTGCCCACCGATGTGGTGCTGGCCGACAACTTCTCTCCCGACGCCAACAGCCAGATCGCCAAGGTGGAGGCCATTCCCGATGGCTGGATGGGCCTCGACATCGGCCCCGATTCGGTGAAGGTGTTCCAGGACGCCCTGGCCGACTGCCAGACCGTGATCTGGAACGGCCCCATGGGCGTGTTCGAGTTCGACAAGTTCGCCGCCGGCACCAACGGCATTGCCCACACCCTGGCCGAGCTGAGTGCCAAGGGCACGATCACGATCATTGGCGGTGGTGACTCCGTCGCCGCCGTCGAGAAGGTGGGTGTGGCCGACAAGATGTCGCACATCTCCACCGGTGGCGGCGCCAGCCTCGAGCTGCTGGAAGGCAAGGTGCTGCCCGGCGTGGCCGCCCTCGACGAGGCCTGA
- the ylqF gene encoding ribosome biogenesis GTPase YlqF, translated as MSLSAAAPAIQWYPGHIAKAERSLTGQLEKVDLVIEVRDARIPLATGHPRLGRWIRGKQHLLVLNRSDMIPTTARSAWTAWFQQRGQSTWWCDAKAGTGVKQLQQAAIRSGEALNARRVGRGMKPRPVRALMLGFPNVGKSALINRLVRQKVVDSARRAGVTRALRWVRLGQELDLLDAPGVLPPRLDDQVAALRLAICDDIGQAAYDAEGVALAFLALLDQLRQRPEAGVAEALLQNRYGIAWGEGVLAASHWLEQAAARHTSGDPVRMATRLLDDYRCSRLGAIALELPDG; from the coding sequence CTGAGCCTCAGCGCGGCGGCTCCGGCCATTCAGTGGTACCCGGGCCATATCGCCAAGGCGGAGAGGTCGCTCACCGGCCAGCTGGAAAAGGTGGATCTGGTGATCGAGGTGCGCGACGCCCGGATCCCGCTGGCCACCGGCCACCCGCGCCTGGGCCGCTGGATCAGGGGCAAGCAGCACCTGCTGGTGCTCAATCGCAGCGACATGATCCCGACCACGGCCCGCAGCGCCTGGACCGCCTGGTTCCAGCAGCGCGGTCAGAGCACCTGGTGGTGCGACGCCAAGGCGGGCACCGGCGTCAAACAGCTGCAGCAGGCGGCGATCCGCAGCGGCGAGGCGCTCAATGCCCGCCGGGTGGGCCGCGGCATGAAACCCCGTCCGGTGCGTGCGCTGATGCTCGGCTTCCCCAACGTGGGCAAGTCAGCGCTGATCAACCGACTGGTCCGCCAGAAGGTGGTGGACAGCGCCCGCCGCGCCGGCGTCACCCGAGCCCTGCGCTGGGTGCGGCTGGGGCAGGAACTGGATCTGCTCGACGCTCCGGGTGTGCTGCCGCCGCGACTGGATGACCAGGTGGCGGCATTACGTCTGGCCATCTGCGACGACATCGGCCAGGCCGCCTACGACGCCGAGGGCGTGGCCCTGGCCTTCCTGGCGCTGCTGGATCAACTGCGGCAGCGGCCCGAGGCCGGCGTGGCCGAGGCCCTGCTGCAGAACCGCTATGGCATCGCCTGGGGAGAGGGCGTGCTTGCGGCCAGCCACTGGCTCGAGCAGGCGGCGGCGCGGCACACCAGCGGCGATCCGGTGCGCATGGCCACCAGACTGCTGGATGACTACCGCTGCTCGCGGCTGGGGGCGATCGCCCTGGAGCTGCCGGATGGCTGA
- a CDS encoding universal stress protein, which translates to MFETVLFPIDNSRQASETAAVALKLAQSHGSRLVILSVIEAEEGTMHDPQAVAGLLEQARDRFEQAGLRCEVIEREGKPAFVIGDVADEINADVIVMGTRGIALEDDSQSTAARVIQLAPCPVLVVP; encoded by the coding sequence ATGTTCGAGACCGTCCTGTTCCCCATCGACAACAGCCGCCAGGCCTCGGAGACGGCCGCCGTCGCCCTGAAGCTGGCCCAGAGCCACGGCAGCCGGCTCGTGATCCTCTCGGTGATCGAGGCGGAGGAGGGGACGATGCACGACCCACAGGCGGTGGCCGGGCTTCTGGAGCAGGCCCGCGATCGCTTCGAGCAGGCGGGGCTCCGTTGCGAGGTGATCGAGCGGGAGGGCAAGCCCGCCTTCGTGATCGGCGATGTGGCCGATGAGATCAATGCCGATGTGATCGTGATGGGAACTCGCGGCATCGCCCTCGAGGACGACAGCCAGAGCACCGCAGCGCGGGTGATCCAGCTGGCGCCCTGCCCCGTGCTGGTGGTGCCCTGA
- a CDS encoding Nif11-like leader peptide family natural product precursor has translation MSQTALEAFARSVGADPQLRQKLDAAAGLDDVVSIAENHGHSFSKATLLRAHAAAVAAAPDHALEAVNSWGDALMHCFGASDQD, from the coding sequence GTGTCGCAGACCGCCCTTGAAGCCTTCGCCCGCAGCGTCGGAGCCGATCCGCAGCTGCGTCAGAAGCTGGATGCCGCCGCCGGTCTCGATGACGTCGTGTCGATCGCCGAGAACCACGGCCACAGCTTCAGCAAGGCCACGCTGCTGCGTGCCCACGCCGCCGCCGTTGCTGCCGCTCCCGATCACGCCCTCGAAGCGGTCAACAGCTGGGGCGATGCGCTGATGCACTGCTTCGGCGCCAGCGATCAGGACTGA
- the nikE gene encoding nickel ABC transporter ATP-binding protein NikE, whose amino-acid sequence MTEPDNAAPPARAAGHSGGAGPVLWLEGLQVRYPGAGRSTLDGLDLQLGAGDRLALVGPSGCGKSTVARAVLQLLPPGSLCSGGLRLAGRDPRSLSPGALRRLRGEAVGLVFQDPMTRLNPLLTIGGHLSDTLAAHRPAWARRQVIERARELLERVGIDPARYGSYPHEFSGGMRQRLAIALALALSPPLVIADEPTTSLDVAVTAAVMQELRDLCSEAGSALLLITHDLAMAGRWCERIAVLDGGRLVEQAPARELLLHPRSAVGQRLVAAARAREGGRAAAPPDGAPLLQLEDLRSWHPLPSPPWRPRWLKAVDGISLELHRGETIGLVGASGCGKSSLCRALMGLAPVRGGRVLLQGQDLRTLRGGELRRARRSIQMVFQDPLACLNPQMSVGEAVADPLLLHGLATRSRAREQVRAQLAAVGLEPPESYEGRLPRQLSGGQQQRVAIARALILQPQVLLCDESVSMLDAEIQAEVLALLRGLQQRLGLGMLFVTHDLSVASGFCHRVLVLEGGRIVEQGPGAALLAHPQAAITRTLVEACPRLPALAGSVQA is encoded by the coding sequence GTGACCGAGCCTGACAACGCCGCTCCGCCCGCCCGTGCGGCAGGCCACTCCGGCGGGGCCGGGCCCGTGCTGTGGCTCGAGGGTCTGCAGGTGCGTTACCCGGGTGCCGGACGCTCCACCCTGGACGGCCTCGATCTGCAGCTGGGCGCCGGCGATCGCCTCGCCCTCGTCGGCCCTTCCGGCTGTGGCAAGAGCACGGTGGCGCGGGCTGTGCTGCAGCTGCTTCCCCCCGGCAGCCTGTGTTCCGGCGGACTGCGCCTGGCCGGACGCGATCCGCGCAGCCTCTCGCCGGGGGCCCTGCGGCGCCTGCGTGGCGAGGCGGTGGGGCTGGTCTTCCAGGACCCGATGACGCGGCTCAACCCGCTGCTCACGATCGGCGGCCACCTCAGCGACACCCTCGCCGCCCACCGGCCAGCCTGGGCGCGCCGTCAGGTGATCGAGCGGGCCCGCGAGCTGCTCGAGCGGGTGGGAATCGATCCGGCCCGCTACGGCAGCTACCCGCATGAGTTCAGCGGCGGTATGCGCCAGCGGCTGGCGATCGCCCTGGCCCTGGCCCTGAGCCCGCCGCTGGTGATCGCCGATGAGCCCACCACCAGTCTCGATGTGGCGGTCACCGCGGCCGTGATGCAGGAGCTGCGCGATCTCTGCAGCGAGGCCGGCAGTGCCCTGTTGCTGATCACCCACGACCTGGCGATGGCCGGCCGCTGGTGCGAGCGCATCGCCGTGCTGGATGGCGGCCGGCTGGTGGAGCAGGCCCCGGCCCGTGAGCTGCTGCTGCATCCGCGCTCGGCCGTGGGGCAGCGGCTGGTGGCGGCGGCCCGGGCCCGGGAGGGTGGTCGCGCCGCGGCACCCCCGGACGGCGCGCCGCTGTTGCAGCTGGAGGATCTGCGCAGCTGGCATCCGCTCCCCTCGCCTCCCTGGCGGCCCCGCTGGCTGAAGGCGGTGGATGGCATCAGCCTGGAGCTGCACCGGGGCGAGACGATCGGCCTGGTGGGCGCCTCCGGCTGCGGCAAGAGCAGCCTCTGCCGGGCCCTGATGGGTCTGGCGCCGGTGCGGGGCGGCCGGGTGCTGCTGCAGGGACAGGACCTGCGCACGCTGCGGGGTGGCGAGCTGCGCCGGGCCCGCCGCAGCATCCAGATGGTGTTCCAGGATCCGTTGGCCTGCCTCAACCCGCAGATGAGCGTCGGCGAGGCGGTGGCCGATCCGCTGCTGCTGCATGGCCTGGCCACCCGGTCCCGGGCGCGTGAACAGGTGCGGGCCCAGCTGGCGGCCGTGGGCCTGGAGCCTCCTGAGAGCTACGAGGGCCGGCTGCCGCGCCAGCTCTCCGGCGGTCAGCAGCAGCGGGTGGCGATCGCCCGCGCCCTGATCCTGCAGCCGCAGGTGCTGCTCTGCGATGAGAGCGTCAGCATGCTCGACGCCGAGATCCAGGCGGAGGTGCTGGCCCTGCTGCGCGGTCTGCAGCAGCGGCTGGGCCTGGGGATGCTGTTCGTCACCCACGATCTTTCCGTGGCCAGCGGTTTCTGTCACCGGGTGCTGGTGCTGGAGGGCGGCCGCATCGTCGAGCAGGGGCCCGGAGCCGCGCTGCTGGCCCATCCCCAGGCCGCGATCACCCGCACCCTGGTGGAGGCCTGCCCGCGGTTGCCGGCCCTGGCGGGTTCGGTGCAGGCCTGA
- a CDS encoding NHLP bacteriocin system secretion protein — MAQPAVPSPLQTAESRAGRAADASHAPQGEGGMHPASGGTGTVSASPTRAGGHPERPVALALGGLWVLTAAWALLWPVPTEVVGQGVVIIPGGATVIDSRAEGQILELPLAPGQAVRRGQPLVRLYLPVLEQQLRRQERDLAQLVRINADLDRRDRARLETAERVRDTALAKLEEDRRRFDRLRATYDQKVADYRLLARREVVAPLAQEVVATEDRATQLDAEVAELRIREQQAREAWEAVRLQVETEAQKRLYRIGEARRDLRVTQARLAYDGTLTAQRDGRLLDLQVVRGQTVKPGERLGTLGGPDGQPLQAVAYFAPADARRLRPGLAVEVVPDWNERGRFGGIQGRVEQVNLLPASKEDVNTTLGNPQLAEALVRRGPVMRAEIALLPGSGPEAGAAQGYRWTLSRGSSVFPIHQGLTLHAHAYVEWRTPVSYLLPVLRDLTGTYRTLPEQRRQDEPALRQRGSLP, encoded by the coding sequence GTGGCCCAGCCTGCCGTGCCCTCACCGCTCCAGACCGCTGAGAGCCGGGCGGGGCGTGCCGCTGATGCCAGCCACGCTCCGCAGGGAGAGGGGGGGATGCACCCCGCGTCGGGCGGAACCGGCACCGTCTCCGCATCGCCGACCCGCGCAGGAGGCCATCCGGAACGGCCCGTGGCCCTGGCGCTCGGGGGGCTCTGGGTTCTCACGGCCGCCTGGGCCCTGCTGTGGCCCGTGCCCACCGAGGTGGTCGGGCAAGGGGTGGTGATCATCCCCGGGGGGGCCACCGTGATCGATTCGCGCGCCGAGGGGCAGATTCTGGAGCTGCCGTTGGCTCCGGGGCAGGCTGTGCGGCGCGGTCAGCCCCTGGTCAGGCTCTACCTGCCGGTGCTGGAGCAGCAGCTGCGCCGCCAGGAGCGCGATCTCGCCCAGCTGGTGCGCATCAACGCCGACCTCGACCGCCGCGACCGGGCCCGCCTGGAGACGGCGGAGCGGGTTCGCGACACCGCCCTGGCCAAGCTGGAGGAGGACCGCCGCCGCTTTGATCGGCTGCGGGCCACCTACGACCAGAAGGTGGCCGATTACCGGCTGCTGGCCCGGCGTGAGGTGGTGGCGCCCCTGGCCCAGGAGGTGGTCGCCACCGAGGACCGCGCCACCCAGCTGGATGCCGAGGTGGCCGAGCTGCGCATCCGCGAGCAGCAGGCCCGTGAGGCCTGGGAGGCGGTGCGCCTCCAGGTGGAGACCGAGGCGCAGAAACGCCTGTATCGCATCGGCGAGGCCCGCCGTGACCTGCGGGTCACCCAGGCGCGCCTGGCCTACGACGGCACGCTCACCGCCCAGCGCGACGGCCGCCTGCTGGATCTGCAGGTGGTGCGCGGCCAGACCGTGAAGCCGGGCGAGCGGCTCGGCACCCTGGGAGGTCCTGATGGGCAGCCTCTGCAGGCCGTCGCCTACTTCGCCCCCGCCGATGCCCGCCGCCTGCGGCCCGGCCTGGCGGTGGAGGTGGTGCCCGACTGGAATGAACGGGGACGCTTCGGCGGGATCCAGGGCCGGGTGGAGCAGGTCAATCTGCTGCCCGCCAGCAAGGAGGATGTGAACACCACCCTGGGCAATCCCCAGCTGGCCGAGGCCCTGGTGCGGCGCGGGCCGGTGATGCGCGCCGAGATCGCCCTGCTGCCGGGCAGCGGGCCGGAGGCGGGTGCGGCGCAGGGCTACCGCTGGACGCTCAGCCGCGGCAGCAGCGTGTTCCCGATCCATCAGGGCCTGACCCTGCACGCCCACGCCTACGTGGAGTGGCGCACGCCGGTGAGCTATCTGCTGCCGGTGCTGCGCGATCTCACCGGCACCTACCGCACCCTGCCGGAGCAGCGCCGCCAGGACGAGCCCGCGCTGCGTCAGCGGGGGTCGCTGCCATGA
- a CDS encoding RluA family pseudouridine synthase, protein METDGGRENRSFGEGEGELLTLTYPRPLPMRLDRWLVSQRPEQSRARIQKFIDAGYVRVNGITGRAKTPLRQGDTVELWMPPPEPLPYLVAQDIPLDVLYEDEHLIVLNKPAGLTVHPAPGNKDGTLVNALLHHCPDLPGIGGEMRPGIVHRLDKDTTGCIVVAKSQEALVKLQVQIQKRIASRQYLAVVHGQPGADQGTTIGAIGRHPADRKKYAVVDDGSGRHACTHWQVIERLGDHALLRFKLDTGRTHQIRVHCAHMNHPIVGDPVYSRARRLPVALPGQALHAVQLGLNHPITGERIICEAPLPEPFEKLLATLRRRC, encoded by the coding sequence ATGGAGACGGACGGGGGCAGGGAGAACAGAAGCTTCGGCGAAGGCGAAGGCGAGCTGCTGACGCTCACCTACCCCAGGCCCCTGCCGATGCGGCTCGACCGCTGGCTGGTGAGCCAGCGCCCGGAGCAGAGCCGCGCCCGGATCCAGAAGTTCATCGACGCCGGCTATGTGCGCGTCAACGGCATCACCGGCCGCGCCAAGACGCCGCTGCGCCAGGGCGACACGGTGGAGCTGTGGATGCCCCCACCCGAGCCGCTGCCTTACCTGGTGGCCCAGGACATCCCCCTGGATGTGCTCTATGAGGACGAGCATCTGATCGTGCTCAACAAGCCCGCCGGCCTGACGGTGCATCCAGCCCCCGGCAACAAGGACGGCACGCTGGTGAACGCGCTCCTGCACCACTGCCCCGACCTGCCCGGCATCGGCGGCGAGATGCGGCCCGGCATCGTGCATCGCCTCGACAAGGACACGACGGGCTGCATCGTCGTGGCCAAGAGCCAGGAGGCGCTGGTGAAGCTGCAGGTGCAGATCCAGAAGCGCATCGCCTCGCGCCAGTACCTGGCGGTGGTGCATGGCCAACCCGGCGCCGATCAGGGCACCACCATCGGCGCCATCGGCCGCCATCCCGCCGATCGCAAGAAGTACGCGGTGGTGGATGACGGCAGCGGCCGCCATGCCTGCACCCACTGGCAGGTGATCGAGCGCCTCGGGGATCACGCCCTGCTGCGCTTCAAGCTGGATACGGGCCGCACCCACCAGATCCGGGTGCACTGCGCCCACATGAACCACCCGATCGTGGGCGATCCGGTGTATTCCCGCGCACGTCGATTGCCCGTGGCGCTGCCCGGTCAGGCCCTGCATGCGGTGCAGCTGGGCCTCAACCATCCGATCACGGGTGAGCGGATCATCTGCGAGGCGCCGCTGCCGGAACCGTTCGAAAAGCTGCTGGCGACGCTGCGGCGGCGCTGTTGA
- a CDS encoding DUF2141 domain-containing protein codes for MSIPNRSLALGAALTLALAATSAPSRPADVGVLSVQVIGLRNDRGVLQVALFNSAATWDDNKKRSGGHALHTLNAPIVSGTARFSFTALPYGTYALKAFHDEDRSGKLRTGIFGIPKVDLAFSNNVSIRQGPPSFAKASFQVNRPYTSLVLRAQRI; via the coding sequence ATGTCCATTCCGAACAGGTCGCTGGCGCTCGGCGCGGCCCTGACACTCGCTCTGGCTGCGACATCGGCGCCATCCCGTCCCGCGGATGTCGGCGTGCTGTCAGTACAGGTGATCGGCCTGCGCAATGATCGCGGTGTTCTGCAGGTTGCCCTGTTCAACTCAGCCGCTACCTGGGATGACAACAAGAAGCGCAGCGGTGGCCACGCTCTCCACACCCTGAACGCCCCGATCGTGTCCGGCACAGCCAGATTCAGCTTCACGGCACTTCCCTACGGGACCTATGCCCTGAAGGCGTTCCATGACGAAGATCGAAGTGGCAAGTTACGCACCGGCATCTTCGGAATTCCCAAAGTGGATCTGGCTTTTTCCAACAATGTGTCCATCCGTCAGGGCCCACCTTCGTTCGCCAAGGCGAGTTTCCAGGTGAATCGGCCTTACACCAGCCTGGTGCTGCGCGCCCAGCGGATCTGA
- a CDS encoding TolC family protein, with the protein MVQAASVPAGLSRDWAAPDRLLSQSPRLPGENRRLPPPSAGLLRSLDALQRDLVRLEDTLMPAEDATASQDETQVLEELTAPPALALPQTAASLTIRRRVRLSLPTALAVALRNDPELAAEVRTTAERRDLANAARGRWWPELGVELGGGLTGQRSYNAAWQGNAGVYAADSPFLVNTDGWNLLQTNTGFGAAGLTLRWDLISPERGAAIAEADQELKAAGQRYGNRLRQLQLSTSEAYYGLQLADQLQRIRAAVVERDTAVRDQVSALRKTGLVPRLDLLRAEANLQQSRYRLSQAEALQRSRQRQLSNRLNVPFDITLTASAAAVLQPPWPLDLEQTLLRGLQANPQLQALQAAREALLRQADRRAAQLLPTLRLVAGAGYGETVTSKPLIQLEGCCAATNIRQLYNQSADWAAGLQLHWRLFDGGVTAAEVAASRSAAGRTAESLARERNAIRQRLEAAFFDHRAALEQIVAARASYAAAREAFRDVRARYQLGLSDYSDVADTISTLTTAMEGVAEATTLANVSYAQLLRELLPVPAQPGGPVSLPLVLDMGSAGGTAATPESAASTPQPQP; encoded by the coding sequence ATGGTCCAGGCAGCCTCCGTACCGGCAGGCCTGAGCCGGGATTGGGCAGCGCCGGACCGCCTGCTGTCCCAGTCCCCGCGATTGCCGGGTGAAAACCGCCGGCTGCCGCCACCCTCAGCGGGCCTGCTGCGCAGCCTCGACGCCCTGCAACGGGACCTGGTGCGGCTGGAGGACACCCTGATGCCCGCAGAAGACGCCACCGCTTCGCAGGACGAGACCCAGGTGCTGGAGGAGCTCACGGCACCGCCGGCCCTGGCGCTGCCGCAGACCGCGGCGTCGCTCACGATCCGGCGCCGGGTGCGGCTGAGCCTGCCGACGGCCCTGGCGGTGGCCCTGCGCAACGATCCGGAGCTGGCGGCGGAGGTGCGCACCACGGCCGAACGACGCGACCTGGCCAACGCGGCGCGGGGTCGCTGGTGGCCGGAGCTGGGAGTCGAGCTGGGCGGAGGTCTGACCGGTCAGCGGAGCTACAACGCCGCCTGGCAGGGCAACGCCGGCGTCTATGCCGCCGACTCCCCGTTCCTGGTCAACACCGATGGCTGGAACCTGCTGCAGACCAACACCGGCTTCGGCGCCGCTGGCCTGACCCTGCGGTGGGACCTGATCAGTCCCGAACGGGGCGCGGCGATCGCGGAGGCGGACCAGGAACTGAAGGCGGCCGGCCAGCGCTACGGCAACCGGCTGCGCCAGCTGCAGCTCAGCACCAGCGAGGCCTACTACGGCCTGCAGCTGGCCGATCAGCTGCAGCGCATCCGCGCCGCCGTGGTGGAGCGCGACACCGCGGTTCGCGATCAGGTTTCCGCCCTCAGGAAGACCGGCCTGGTGCCGCGTCTGGATCTCCTCCGGGCGGAGGCCAACCTGCAGCAGAGCCGCTACCGGCTGTCCCAGGCCGAAGCCCTGCAGCGCAGCCGTCAGCGCCAGCTCAGCAACCGCCTGAACGTGCCCTTCGACATCACCCTGACCGCCAGCGCGGCAGCGGTGCTGCAGCCGCCCTGGCCCCTGGATCTGGAGCAGACCCTGCTGCGCGGCCTGCAGGCCAACCCCCAGCTGCAGGCCCTGCAGGCGGCCCGTGAGGCGCTTCTGCGCCAGGCCGACCGCCGCGCCGCCCAGCTGCTGCCGACCCTGCGACTGGTGGCCGGCGCCGGCTACGGCGAAACGGTCACCTCCAAGCCCCTGATCCAGCTGGAGGGTTGCTGCGCCGCCACCAACATCCGCCAGCTCTACAACCAGAGCGCCGACTGGGCCGCCGGACTGCAGCTGCACTGGCGTCTCTTCGATGGCGGCGTCACCGCCGCGGAGGTGGCCGCCAGCCGCTCCGCCGCAGGCCGCACCGCCGAGAGCCTGGCGCGCGAACGCAACGCCATCCGCCAGCGCCTCGAGGCCGCCTTCTTCGATCACCGTGCCGCGCTGGAGCAGATCGTGGCAGCCCGGGCCTCCTACGCCGCCGCCCGCGAGGCGTTCCGCGATGTGCGGGCCCGTTACCAGCTGGGCCTCTCCGATTACAGCGACGTGGCCGACACGATCAGCACGCTGACCACCGCGATGGAGGGCGTGGCGGAGGCCACCACCCTGGCCAACGTCAGCTACGCCCAGCTGCTGCGCGAACTGCTGCCGGTCCCCGCTCAGCCCGGCGGGCCGGTGTCCCTGCCCCTGGTGCTGGACATGGGGAGCGCCGGCGGAACCGCAGCCACGCCGGAGAGCGCCGCGAGCACCCCACAGCCTCAGCCCTGA